From a region of the Enterobacter sp. JBIWA008 genome:
- a CDS encoding MFS transporter — protein MTEHESTTTVLRKNKKVLIASLTGSAIEWFDYFLYGTAAALVFNKIFFPMVDPVIGLILSYLSFSLTFFIRPIGGVLFAHIGDRIGRKKTLVLTLSLMGGATVMIGLLPTYEMIGLWAPALLILMRIIQGMGIGGEWGGALLLAYEYAPEKRKGFFGSIPQAGVTIGMLMATFIVSLMTLFSEEDFLSWGWRIPFLLSSVLVLLGLWIRKDIDETPDFKRVKASGQVAKAPLRDTLKHHWREVLIAAGLKVVETAPFYIFSTFVVSYATSTLSYQKSQALEAVTLGALVATVMIPLMGLLSDKIGRQRMYATSVFILGLFIVPWFMLLNTGTTWGIVLATVIAFGVLWAPVTAVLGTLCSEIFSANVRYTGITLGYQLGAALAGGTAPLIATGLLAKYDGDWVPVAWYLAVTVVISLIAILCASRVKRTSLIGAQPERL, from the coding sequence ATGACAGAACATGAAAGTACGACGACGGTATTACGAAAAAATAAGAAGGTCCTAATCGCCAGCCTTACCGGGAGCGCCATTGAATGGTTTGACTATTTTCTCTACGGTACGGCGGCCGCGCTGGTCTTCAATAAGATCTTTTTCCCGATGGTCGATCCGGTGATCGGACTCATTCTCTCGTATCTCTCTTTCTCATTAACCTTTTTTATTCGTCCGATTGGCGGGGTACTTTTCGCCCATATTGGCGACCGCATCGGACGTAAAAAAACTCTCGTTCTCACGCTCTCCTTGATGGGAGGTGCAACCGTTATGATTGGCCTGCTGCCCACGTATGAGATGATTGGCCTGTGGGCGCCCGCTCTGCTGATCCTGATGCGTATCATTCAGGGGATGGGCATCGGCGGTGAATGGGGCGGCGCGCTGTTGCTGGCCTACGAATACGCACCAGAAAAACGTAAAGGCTTCTTCGGCAGTATTCCGCAGGCGGGCGTGACCATCGGCATGCTGATGGCGACCTTTATCGTCTCGCTGATGACGCTGTTCAGCGAGGAGGATTTTCTCTCCTGGGGCTGGCGCATCCCGTTCCTGCTGAGTTCGGTTCTGGTGTTGCTCGGCCTGTGGATCCGCAAAGATATCGATGAAACGCCCGATTTTAAGAGAGTGAAAGCGTCCGGCCAGGTGGCTAAGGCTCCCCTGCGCGATACGCTGAAACATCACTGGCGTGAAGTGCTGATTGCCGCCGGTTTGAAGGTCGTGGAAACCGCACCCTTCTATATTTTCTCTACGTTCGTGGTGAGCTATGCCACCAGCACGCTGAGCTATCAGAAATCGCAGGCGCTGGAAGCCGTGACGCTGGGAGCCCTGGTGGCCACGGTTATGATTCCGTTAATGGGGCTGCTTTCGGATAAAATTGGTCGTCAACGCATGTATGCTACCAGCGTCTTCATCCTGGGTTTATTTATCGTGCCGTGGTTTATGCTGCTCAATACCGGGACAACCTGGGGAATTGTGCTCGCCACAGTCATCGCCTTTGGCGTGCTGTGGGCACCGGTAACGGCGGTACTCGGCACGCTGTGCTCTGAAATCTTTAGTGCAAACGTGCGCTACACCGGCATTACGCTCGGCTATCAGCTTGGGGCCGCGCTGGCCGGCGGTACCGCGCCGCTGATTGCCACCGGCCTGCTGGCAAAATATGACGGCGACTGGGTTCCGGTGGCCTGGTATCTTGCCGTCACGGTGGTTATTTCCTTAATCGCGATTCTCTGCGCCAGCCGCGTTAAGCGCACCTCACTTATCGGGGCGCAGCCCGAACGTCTCTGA
- a CDS encoding MFS transporter codes for MRLPERDPYAPREWQPHEKPALLGSPSTPEHATPKRIAYGIVGLLVCLTGALGNAVVTANLQNLQGTFGAWSTEIAWLPAVYVMTNISINLLLVKFRQQYGLRAFTEGFLVLYVLVTFFHLFVNDLSSALMVRAAHGMVAAALSSLGIYYQIQAWPAKHRLKALTIGITGSSLAIPLARLFSTELLQLDEWRGLYFFELGLALISLACVIALKLPPGDRRKVFEKKDFITFFLMAPGMALLCAVLSLGRLDWWFEAPWIGWSLALSLVLIVAAIVFEHNRANPLLNTRWLSSGSIVRLGLIMLLIRIVLAEQNTGVIGWLQYVGLQNEQMTHLAWSIFAGIVCGIVTSCLTIKPTKLAWPIITSLALMIVASLLDSQSNNLTRPDQLMLSQFLLGFGSAFFLAPAMLAAIGGVIADPRNLVSFSVMFGMSQNLGGLLGSAILGTFQTWREKYHSSLLADQLTTLNPLVNERIQAYTQMYQSLIGDSSLLGVQAVTQLQTVTALEANILAYNDTYLLTASIAAATLVWILWRLLRLRITARMALKNATGKK; via the coding sequence ATGCGCCTGCCCGAACGCGACCCTTATGCTCCTCGCGAGTGGCAGCCACATGAAAAACCCGCTCTGCTGGGTTCGCCCTCCACGCCTGAGCACGCTACGCCAAAACGCATTGCCTACGGCATCGTGGGCCTGCTGGTCTGCCTGACGGGTGCCCTGGGAAATGCGGTGGTGACCGCCAACCTGCAAAATTTGCAGGGCACGTTCGGCGCCTGGTCTACCGAAATTGCCTGGCTGCCCGCGGTCTACGTCATGACCAACATTTCCATTAACCTGCTGCTGGTGAAGTTCCGCCAGCAGTACGGTTTGCGCGCCTTCACGGAAGGTTTTCTGGTGCTGTACGTGCTGGTGACCTTTTTCCACCTGTTCGTTAACGATCTCAGCTCGGCGCTGATGGTTCGCGCCGCGCACGGGATGGTGGCCGCCGCGCTCAGCTCGCTGGGGATTTACTACCAGATCCAGGCCTGGCCTGCGAAGCACCGCCTGAAGGCGCTCACCATCGGCATTACCGGGTCGTCGCTCGCCATTCCTCTGGCGCGTCTGTTTTCCACCGAGCTGCTGCAGCTGGACGAGTGGCGCGGGCTCTATTTCTTCGAACTGGGGCTGGCGCTGATCTCCCTGGCCTGCGTAATAGCCTTAAAACTGCCGCCGGGCGACCGGCGTAAAGTCTTCGAAAAAAAAGACTTTATCACCTTCTTTTTAATGGCCCCCGGGATGGCCCTCCTCTGCGCCGTGCTCTCTTTAGGCCGTCTTGACTGGTGGTTCGAGGCGCCCTGGATCGGCTGGTCGCTGGCGCTCTCGCTGGTGCTGATTGTCGCTGCCATCGTCTTTGAACATAACCGCGCCAACCCGCTGCTGAACACCCGCTGGCTGTCGAGCGGCAGCATCGTCCGTCTGGGGCTGATTATGCTGCTGATCCGCATCGTGCTGGCAGAGCAAAACACAGGCGTCATCGGCTGGCTGCAGTACGTGGGGCTACAGAACGAACAGATGACCCACCTGGCGTGGTCCATTTTCGCCGGGATCGTCTGCGGGATCGTCACCAGCTGTCTCACCATCAAGCCCACCAAACTGGCGTGGCCGATTATTACCTCCCTGGCGCTGATGATTGTTGCCTCACTGCTGGACAGCCAGTCCAATAATCTGACCCGACCGGATCAGCTGATGTTAAGCCAGTTCCTGCTGGGCTTCGGCAGCGCCTTCTTCCTCGCGCCCGCCATGCTGGCCGCCATTGGCGGCGTGATCGCAGACCCGCGCAACCTGGTCAGCTTCTCGGTGATGTTTGGTATGAGCCAGAACCTTGGCGGCCTGCTGGGCTCCGCCATCCTCGGCACCTTCCAGACCTGGCGCGAGAAGTACCACTCCAGCCTGCTGGCGGACCAGCTCACCACGCTCAATCCGCTGGTCAACGAGCGCATCCAGGCTTACACCCAGATGTACCAGAGCCTGATTGGCGACAGTTCGCTGCTGGGAGTCCAGGCGGTAACGCAGCTGCAAACGGTGACCGCGCTGGAGGCGAATATTCTGGCCTACAACGATACTTATCTGCTGACGGCGAGCATCGCTGCCGCCACGCTGGTCTGGATTTTATGGCGCTTGCTGCGCCTGCGCATCACTGCCCGTATGGCGCTTAAGAACGCCACCGGCAAAAAATAA
- the cybB gene encoding cytochrome b561, with translation MRTKYTSLQIGIHWLVFLLIIVAYCAMEFKGFFPRTARPLINMIHVSCGIGILVLMVTRLLVRLKFRAPPIQPKPKAMVTGLSHLGHLVVYLLFIALPLIGIVMMYNRGSEWFAFGMAMPHAAESNFDLVDVLKEWHETLANLGYFVIGLHAAAALMHHYFWKDNTLLRMMPKKRQ, from the coding sequence ATGCGCACTAAATATACAAGCCTGCAAATCGGCATCCACTGGCTGGTGTTTCTGTTAATCATCGTCGCCTACTGCGCCATGGAATTCAAAGGTTTCTTCCCGCGCACCGCACGTCCACTGATCAATATGATCCACGTCTCGTGCGGGATCGGTATCCTGGTGCTGATGGTAACGCGCCTGCTGGTTCGCCTGAAATTCCGCGCGCCACCGATTCAGCCGAAGCCAAAGGCGATGGTGACGGGGCTGTCCCATCTGGGTCACCTGGTGGTGTATCTGCTGTTTATTGCGCTGCCGCTGATTGGCATTGTGATGATGTATAACCGGGGCAGCGAATGGTTTGCTTTTGGCATGGCGATGCCGCATGCGGCGGAATCAAATTTTGACCTGGTTGATGTGCTGAAAGAATGGCACGAGACGCTGGCGAACCTGGGCTATTTTGTGATTGGCCTGCACGCGGCGGCGGCGCTGATGCATCACTATTTCTGGAAAGATAATACTCTTCTGCGCATGATGCCTAAAAAGCGTCAGTAG
- a CDS encoding efflux transporter outer membrane subunit, producing MTLRPIAGLVLAVTLAGCQSVDVKPAQPTLQIPAQWRADSGPASPAERLWWRNFHDNNLNRYVDQALKNNSDVLIARERINEYQARVFAADGSLFPSLDAGVTGTRARSQSAATGLPVYGTLYRGSLTASYDVDIWGVNRSTSRAAEASLEAQKAAAAAADLTVASSVASGYVTLLALDQQLRVTESTLKSREEAFNLAKRQFETGYSSRLELMQSDSELRSTRAQVPVLQHQIAQQENALSLLLGSNPGAVARSESFAALTPLTLPSQLPSSLLNRRPDIVQAERQLVAADASLAASRASLLPSINLTATGSIQDRTLSGLLDNPLQLWSVGGSILAPLLNRQALNAQVDISQSQRNQALYAYEKTVRNAFAEVNNSLDAITRYQEQLTELLAQQDVAQETLRIAQNRNRNGYSSYLDVLDAQRTLYSVQTSVVQVKNNLLLAQIDLYRALGGGWKSV from the coding sequence ATGACCCTTCGCCCGATAGCCGGTCTGGTGCTGGCGGTGACGCTGGCCGGATGCCAGTCCGTCGACGTAAAACCGGCGCAGCCGACGCTGCAAATCCCCGCCCAGTGGCGCGCCGATTCCGGTCCTGCCAGCCCGGCGGAGCGGCTCTGGTGGCGCAATTTTCATGACAACAACCTCAACCGCTACGTGGATCAGGCGCTGAAGAACAACAGCGACGTGCTGATCGCCCGCGAACGAATTAACGAGTATCAGGCGCGGGTCTTTGCGGCCGACGGCAGCCTGTTTCCGTCGCTTGACGCGGGCGTAACCGGGACGCGCGCCCGTTCGCAATCCGCCGCGACCGGGCTGCCTGTCTACGGCACGCTTTACAGAGGGAGCCTGACGGCGAGCTATGACGTTGATATATGGGGCGTCAACCGCAGCACCTCGCGCGCTGCCGAGGCCTCGCTGGAGGCGCAAAAAGCCGCCGCCGCCGCCGCGGATTTGACCGTCGCCTCGTCCGTTGCATCCGGCTACGTCACCCTCCTCGCGCTGGATCAACAGCTGCGCGTGACCGAGTCCACGCTGAAATCGCGCGAGGAGGCATTTAACCTCGCGAAGCGTCAGTTTGAGACGGGCTACAGCTCGCGCCTGGAGCTGATGCAGTCGGATTCCGAACTGCGCTCAACGCGGGCGCAGGTGCCCGTGCTGCAGCATCAGATTGCACAGCAGGAGAATGCCCTGAGCCTGCTGCTGGGAAGCAATCCCGGGGCGGTGGCGCGCAGCGAAAGCTTCGCGGCACTTACGCCGCTGACGCTGCCGTCACAGCTGCCTTCTTCGCTTCTGAACCGTCGGCCGGATATCGTTCAGGCTGAACGACAGCTGGTTGCGGCTGACGCCTCGCTTGCCGCGTCGCGCGCGAGCCTGCTGCCGTCGATCAACCTGACCGCAACAGGGTCGATACAGGATCGCACTCTATCCGGCCTGCTGGACAACCCGCTTCAGCTCTGGAGCGTCGGAGGCAGTATTCTCGCTCCGCTGCTGAACCGCCAGGCGCTGAATGCGCAGGTGGATATTTCCCAGTCCCAGCGTAACCAGGCGCTGTACGCCTACGAAAAAACCGTGCGTAACGCGTTTGCCGAAGTGAACAACAGCCTTGATGCCATTACGCGCTATCAGGAACAGCTGACGGAGCTGCTTGCCCAGCAGGATGTAGCGCAGGAGACGCTGCGCATTGCGCAGAACCGCAATCGCAACGGCTACTCCTCCTATCTGGACGTGCTGGACGCACAGCGTACGCTGTACTCGGTTCAGACCAGCGTCGTGCAGGTGAAAAATAACCTGCTGCTGGCACAAATTGATTTGTACAGAGCGCTGGGCGGCGGCTGGAAGAGCGTGTGA
- the gap gene encoding type I glyceraldehyde-3-phosphate dehydrogenase translates to MSKIGINGFGRIGRLVLRRLLETQDSNTVVAINDLTSPKVLAYLLRHDSNYGGFPWSVDFTEDALIVDGKTIAVYAEKEAKHIPWKAAGVDIVVECTGFYTSEEKSRAHLDAGAKKVLISAPAGDMKTIVYSVNDDTIDASDTIISVASCTTNCLAPLAKALNDAFEIKVGTMTTIHAYTGTQALVDGPRGKDLRASRAAAENIIPHTTGAAKAIGLVIPALSGKLKGHAQRVPVKTGSVTELVAIMGKKVTVEEINAALKKATQGNKSFGYTDEEIVSSDVIGSHYGSVFDATQTEVSEAGELQLVKAVAWYDNEYGFVTQLVRTLDKFAAL, encoded by the coding sequence ATGAGTAAAATTGGCATTAACGGCTTTGGACGCATTGGGCGCCTTGTACTGCGTCGCCTTCTTGAAACCCAGGACAGCAATACCGTCGTCGCGATCAACGACCTCACCTCACCAAAAGTGCTGGCCTACCTGCTCAGGCATGATTCCAACTACGGTGGCTTCCCGTGGAGCGTGGATTTCACCGAGGATGCGCTGATTGTGGACGGTAAAACCATTGCGGTGTACGCCGAAAAAGAGGCGAAGCACATTCCGTGGAAAGCCGCAGGTGTGGATATCGTCGTGGAGTGCACCGGTTTTTATACTTCCGAAGAGAAATCACGGGCGCACCTGGACGCCGGCGCAAAAAAAGTGCTGATCTCTGCGCCTGCGGGTGACATGAAAACCATCGTTTACAGCGTGAATGACGACACCATTGACGCCAGTGACACCATTATTTCCGTCGCATCCTGCACCACCAACTGCCTCGCCCCGCTGGCAAAAGCCCTGAACGATGCGTTTGAAATAAAAGTGGGAACCATGACCACCATTCATGCCTATACCGGTACCCAGGCGCTGGTGGACGGCCCGCGCGGGAAAGATCTTCGCGCCTCGCGGGCGGCGGCAGAGAATATCATTCCCCACACCACCGGTGCGGCAAAAGCTATTGGTCTGGTGATCCCTGCGCTCAGCGGCAAGCTGAAGGGCCACGCGCAGCGCGTGCCGGTAAAAACAGGTTCGGTAACCGAGCTGGTGGCGATTATGGGCAAGAAAGTGACCGTTGAGGAGATCAACGCCGCGCTGAAAAAGGCGACTCAGGGCAATAAATCGTTCGGATATACCGACGAAGAGATTGTGTCGTCCGACGTGATTGGCTCGCATTATGGTTCGGTGTTTGACGCTACGCAGACGGAGGTGTCAGAAGCGGGAGAGCTGCAGCTGGTGAAAGCGGTAGCGTGGTATGACAACGAGTACGGTTTCGTGACGCAGCTGGTGCGGACGCTGGATAAGTTTGCGGCGCTGTGA
- a CDS encoding YdcF family protein, with amino-acid sequence MVQPHFPLLADATLAAINTVGEWLAQDDLSGSRQHPDVDAVILAGNAVIPTIDAACRIASQKDVPLLISGGIGHSTTFLYAAVGSHPRYHTVPVAGRAEARILADIAREFWQIPEARLWIEDQSTNCGENARFSWNMLNQHHQTTGRVLVVQDPTMQRRTMATFARVCRDELASPQWISHPGFTPALQNGKDGVEFIGGNAGVWPVERYLSLVLGELPRLYDDVNGYGPAGRDFIAHVDFPEAVIAAWKQLQQDPVLKGERKII; translated from the coding sequence ATGGTTCAGCCCCATTTTCCCCTTCTGGCGGACGCCACGCTGGCGGCCATCAATACTGTCGGTGAATGGCTGGCGCAGGACGACCTGAGCGGCAGCCGCCAGCACCCGGACGTCGATGCGGTGATTCTGGCTGGGAACGCGGTAATCCCGACCATTGACGCGGCCTGCCGGATTGCCTCTCAGAAAGATGTGCCGCTCCTGATAAGCGGCGGCATCGGCCACTCGACCACCTTTTTATACGCAGCCGTCGGCAGTCATCCGCGTTATCACACCGTCCCGGTGGCTGGGCGGGCGGAAGCGCGCATTCTTGCCGACATTGCGCGGGAGTTCTGGCAGATCCCCGAGGCGCGTCTGTGGATTGAAGACCAATCCACCAACTGCGGTGAAAACGCGCGTTTTAGCTGGAACATGCTGAATCAGCACCATCAAACGACCGGGCGGGTGCTGGTGGTGCAGGATCCGACGATGCAGCGCCGCACGATGGCGACGTTTGCCCGCGTGTGCCGCGATGAACTCGCATCGCCGCAGTGGATCAGCCATCCGGGGTTTACGCCAGCGCTGCAAAACGGTAAAGATGGCGTGGAATTTATCGGGGGCAACGCAGGAGTTTGGCCCGTTGAGCGTTACCTTTCGCTGGTTCTGGGGGAGCTGCCGCGGCTGTATGATGACGTTAACGGCTATGGCCCGGCCGGAAGGGATTTTATCGCGCACGTTGACTTTCCTGAGGCGGTGATTGCCGCGTGGAAACAGCTGCAGCAGGATCCGGTCCTGAAGGGGGAGCGTAAGATAATCTAA
- a CDS encoding HlyD family secretion protein → MSQQDAAKEQANTRKNVRIVSVFTAAAIGIVGVLVILYAWQLPPFTRHTQFTDNAYVRGQTTFISPQVNGYITEVKVQDFAQVKKGDLLLQIDDRIYRQRVHQAEAQLAMKIAALNNNLQQRKSAEATIAKNDAALKNARAQSLKTQADLKRVKELTSDGSLSIRERDAALASAAQGSADIDQAKATLEMSRQDLQAVIVNRGALEADVENAKAALELAQIDLQNTRIIAPRDGQLGQIAVRLGAYVTAGTHLTTLVPPQHWVIANIKETQLAELRVGQPVKFTVDALNDKAYQGRVESISPATGVEFSAITPDNATGNFVKIAQRIPVRIEVLGKPEESALLRPGMSVQVTIDTREGKQ, encoded by the coding sequence ATGAGTCAGCAGGATGCCGCCAAAGAGCAGGCCAACACGCGCAAAAATGTGCGGATTGTTTCCGTTTTCACCGCCGCCGCCATCGGTATTGTTGGCGTGCTGGTGATCCTTTATGCGTGGCAGCTACCGCCGTTCACTCGCCACACGCAGTTTACCGATAACGCCTACGTGCGCGGCCAGACGACGTTCATCAGTCCCCAGGTGAATGGCTATATCACCGAGGTAAAGGTTCAAGACTTTGCGCAGGTTAAAAAAGGCGACCTGCTGCTGCAGATTGATGACCGCATCTATCGTCAGCGCGTGCATCAGGCAGAGGCGCAGCTGGCGATGAAAATTGCCGCGCTCAATAACAACCTGCAGCAGCGTAAAAGCGCCGAAGCGACGATCGCTAAAAACGACGCGGCGCTGAAAAATGCCCGCGCCCAGAGCCTGAAAACGCAGGCGGATTTAAAGCGGGTTAAAGAGCTGACGTCTGACGGCTCGCTATCCATTCGCGAACGCGACGCCGCGCTGGCCAGTGCCGCCCAAGGCAGCGCCGATATCGACCAGGCCAAAGCCACGCTTGAGATGTCGCGTCAGGATCTGCAGGCGGTGATTGTCAATCGCGGTGCGCTGGAGGCGGATGTCGAAAACGCGAAAGCGGCGCTGGAGCTGGCGCAGATTGACCTGCAAAACACCCGCATTATCGCCCCGCGCGACGGCCAGCTCGGCCAGATTGCCGTGCGTCTCGGGGCGTACGTGACCGCCGGGACCCACCTCACCACGCTGGTTCCGCCGCAGCACTGGGTGATCGCCAATATCAAAGAGACGCAGCTCGCAGAGCTGCGCGTCGGTCAGCCTGTCAAATTCACCGTCGATGCCCTGAACGACAAAGCGTATCAGGGCCGCGTGGAGAGCATCTCGCCGGCAACCGGGGTTGAATTCAGCGCCATCACGCCGGATAACGCCACCGGCAACTTTGTCAAAATCGCTCAGCGTATTCCGGTGCGCATCGAGGTGCTTGGTAAGCCTGAAGAGTCCGCCCTGCTGCGTCCGGGCATGTCGGTGCAGGTAACGATTGATACGCGGGAGGGCAAACAATGA
- a CDS encoding O-methyltransferase, which yields MQQQWSAVDNYMISSLIPDDDVLHQVLENNKRAGLPEHDVAANQGQLLALFVRMTQARRILEIGTLGAYSSIWMARALPPDGKLITLEADPTHADVAHQNIHLAGLNDRIELIEGPALNSLENFGDVPPFDLIFIDADKPNNPGYLEWALHYSRPGTVIIGDNVVREGEVINGQSDDARVLGVRRFIEMTGDNPRLTATALQTVGVKGWDGFTLAIVNG from the coding sequence ATGCAACAACAGTGGTCTGCAGTAGATAATTACATGATTTCTTCGCTTATCCCTGACGATGACGTACTTCATCAGGTACTGGAAAACAACAAGCGCGCCGGGCTACCCGAACACGATGTTGCGGCCAATCAGGGACAGCTGCTGGCACTGTTCGTGCGCATGACGCAGGCAAGACGCATTCTTGAGATCGGTACGTTGGGCGCCTATAGCTCAATCTGGATGGCGCGCGCCCTGCCGCCGGACGGAAAGCTGATTACGCTTGAGGCTGACCCGACGCATGCCGATGTTGCCCACCAGAATATTCACCTCGCGGGGCTGAACGATCGTATTGAACTGATTGAAGGCCCGGCGCTGAACTCGCTAGAGAATTTCGGTGACGTTCCGCCGTTCGACCTGATCTTTATTGATGCCGATAAGCCAAACAATCCCGGCTATCTGGAGTGGGCGTTGCACTACTCCCGCCCGGGTACGGTGATTATCGGCGATAACGTGGTGCGCGAGGGCGAAGTGATTAACGGGCAAAGCGACGACGCGCGCGTGCTGGGGGTGCGGCGTTTTATTGAGATGACAGGGGATAACCCGCGCCTAACCGCCACCGCGCTGCAAACGGTGGGGGTTAAGGGATGGGATGGGTTTACGCTGGCGATAGTGAACGGCTGA